The window CTTCGAGAGCAGCAAGCTCAAGGTCAACGAACTGGACGGCAGCCCGATCGAGATCGCCGCGGTCATCGTCTGGCAGGTGGTCGATGCCTCGGAGGCTGTCTACAACGTTGACGACTACGAGAGCTTCGTCCACATCCAGTCCGAATCCGCGCTGCGCACGATGGCCACCAGCTATCCGTACGACCAGCATGAGGACGGCCAGATCGCCTTGCGCAGCCATGCCGTCGAGGTCAGCCAGCACCTCAAGGACGAACTGGCCGAGCGCCTGGCGGATGCCGGGGTGGCGGTGATCGATGCGCGCATCACCCACCTTGCCTACGCCCAGGAAATCGCCCAGGCGATGCTGCAACGCCAGCAGGCCAACGCGATCATCGCCGCGCGCACGCGGATCGTCGCCGGTGCGGTGGGCATGGTGCAGATGGCCCTGGCCGAGCTCGAGAAGAATGGCGTGGTCAACCTGGATGAAGAACGCAAGGCGCAAATGGTCAGCAACCTGCTGGTGGTCCTGTGCGGCGAGCGCGGCACCCAGCCGATCGTCAACGCCGGCAGCCTGTCCTGACCTGACATGAGCGAGAAGAAGGCTTACCCGCTGCGCATCAACGCCGAGATCCTCGGCGCGGCGCAACGCTGGGCCGACGACGAGCTGCGCAGCGTCAATGCCCAGATCGAATACCTGCTGCGCGAGGCCCTGCGCAAGGCCGGCCGCCTGCCCAAGCCACGCCAGCCAACACCGGAGGACGACAACACATGAGTACGCGCTGGAACTACAAGGTGGTCGAGATCACCCAATGGATGGGC of the Thermomonas carbonis genome contains:
- a CDS encoding Arc family DNA binding domain-containing protein, translated to MSEKKAYPLRINAEILGAAQRWADDELRSVNAQIEYLLREALRKAGRLPKPRQPTPEDDNT
- a CDS encoding SPFH domain-containing protein, giving the protein MLLALFGGMLAGGYLTVSGAQAESALQVILGVLLALVAMFCLFGLYMVEPNQAAVVSLFGKYIGTVKDNGLRWNNPFFSKKKVSQRVRNFESSKLKVNELDGSPIEIAAVIVWQVVDASEAVYNVDDYESFVHIQSESALRTMATSYPYDQHEDGQIALRSHAVEVSQHLKDELAERLADAGVAVIDARITHLAYAQEIAQAMLQRQQANAIIAARTRIVAGAVGMVQMALAELEKNGVVNLDEERKAQMVSNLLVVLCGERGTQPIVNAGSLS